The Streptomyces seoulensis genome contains a region encoding:
- a CDS encoding FAD-dependent oxidoreductase has translation MDRDPDVEVTVVGAGPVGLVLAAELALAGVSVRVLERRDAPDPAMKAQSVNVPTAEALDRRGLLPAAEAIQRETLRRVGPFGGPSADGVLRFTGHFAGMPLDPGLVDWSDPDLAAHTAVEGARMLPQQRLEALLAEHAVRLGVTVRRGVEVTALEDTGDGVLVGTTAGPLRTGRLVGCDGGHSAVRRLAGIAFPGTAPEITGYQAVVDITDPEKLADGWSWSPRGAYRYGPQPGRVATVEFDGGPADRSAPVTLDDVQASLRRVSGTDVTLTALRAAPTRWTDNTRQAAAYRAGRVFLAGDAAHVHPPFGGQGLNLGVGDAMNLGWKLAAVVRGRAPEALLDTYETERRPAGAWVLDWTRAQTGLLRGDPKSAALREVMAGLLGTRDGTTYAVKAVSGVTQRVDLPGDHPLTGRYVPDLRLSDGSRLADHAHDGGFLLLDRTPEGAFAARAAGRVRVVRDDGTGVTGLLVRPDGVVAWASDTTDPAGLEASLGRWAGEGR, from the coding sequence GTGGACAGGGATCCGGATGTGGAAGTGACCGTGGTCGGCGCCGGGCCGGTGGGCCTGGTGCTCGCCGCCGAGCTGGCGCTCGCCGGGGTGTCGGTGCGGGTGCTGGAGCGGCGGGACGCGCCCGACCCGGCGATGAAGGCGCAGTCGGTCAACGTGCCGACGGCCGAGGCGCTGGACCGGCGCGGGCTGCTTCCCGCGGCCGAGGCGATCCAGCGCGAGACGCTGCGCCGGGTGGGCCCCTTCGGCGGCCCGTCCGCCGACGGCGTCCTCCGCTTCACCGGGCACTTCGCGGGCATGCCCCTCGACCCCGGCCTGGTCGACTGGTCCGACCCCGACCTGGCCGCGCACACCGCGGTGGAGGGGGCGCGGATGCTGCCCCAGCAGCGGTTGGAGGCGCTGCTCGCCGAGCACGCGGTCCGGCTCGGGGTCACCGTGCGGCGCGGGGTGGAGGTGACCGCGCTGGAGGACACCGGCGACGGTGTCCTCGTCGGCACCACGGCCGGCCCGCTGCGCACCGGCCGGCTGGTCGGCTGCGACGGCGGCCACAGCGCCGTACGCCGTCTCGCGGGCATCGCCTTCCCCGGCACCGCCCCGGAGATCACCGGCTACCAGGCGGTCGTGGACATCACTGACCCGGAGAAGCTGGCCGACGGCTGGTCGTGGTCGCCCCGAGGCGCCTACCGGTACGGCCCCCAGCCCGGCCGCGTCGCCACCGTCGAGTTCGACGGCGGCCCCGCCGACCGCTCGGCGCCGGTCACCCTCGACGACGTCCAGGCGAGCCTGCGCCGCGTCTCCGGCACGGACGTCACGCTGACCGCCCTGCGTGCCGCCCCGACCCGCTGGACCGACAACACCCGCCAGGCCGCGGCCTACCGCGCCGGCCGGGTCTTCCTCGCGGGCGACGCCGCCCACGTCCACCCGCCCTTCGGCGGCCAAGGGCTCAACCTGGGCGTCGGCGACGCGATGAACCTGGGCTGGAAGCTGGCGGCGGTGGTGCGCGGCCGTGCGCCGGAGGCCCTGCTCGACACCTACGAGACGGAGCGACGCCCGGCGGGCGCGTGGGTCCTCGACTGGACCCGCGCCCAGACGGGCCTCCTGCGCGGCGACCCGAAGTCGGCGGCGCTACGGGAGGTGATGGCGGGCCTGCTGGGGACGCGGGACGGGACGACGTACGCGGTGAAGGCGGTCTCCGGGGTGACCCAGCGGGTGGACCTGCCCGGAGACCACCCGCTGACCGGGCGGTACGTCCCTGACCTGCGTCTGAGCGACGGCTCCCGCCTGGCGGACCACGCGCACGACGGCGGGTTCCTGCTGCTGGACCGCACCCCCGAGGGGGCGTTCGCCGCGCGGGCGGCCGGCCGGGTGCGCGTGGTCAGGGACGACGGCACCGGGGTCACGGGGCTGCTGGTCCGGCCGGACGGGGTGGTGGCGTGGGCCTCCGACACCACCGACCCCGCCGGCCTGGAAGCGTCCCTCGGCCGGTGGGCCGGGGAAGGGCGCTGA
- a CDS encoding GntR family transcriptional regulator translates to MPGYGAVTRSTLRQQIADALRDEVLAGRLLPGRAFTVKEIADQYGVSATPVREALVDLSAQALLEADHHRGFRVPEYSLDDYRGMIEARSLVTEGMFRVLSQGHSAFATPDDPDTAAALATVRRRGEEAQRANAAGDLTVLIGYDLRFWRELSVLFGNPYLAEFLHRLRVRSWVCAVQHLRRLPEARGRLWAGHIDLVDALSRHDPEGARAIVAAANAHALEMVEELAGE, encoded by the coding sequence ATGCCCGGCTACGGCGCTGTGACGCGCAGTACCTTGCGGCAGCAGATCGCCGACGCGCTGCGTGACGAGGTGCTGGCCGGGCGACTGCTGCCGGGGCGGGCGTTCACCGTCAAGGAGATAGCCGACCAGTACGGGGTGTCCGCGACGCCCGTGCGGGAGGCCCTGGTCGACCTGTCCGCGCAGGCCCTGCTGGAGGCCGACCACCACCGGGGATTCCGGGTCCCGGAGTACTCCCTGGACGACTACCGGGGCATGATCGAGGCCCGTTCACTGGTCACCGAGGGCATGTTCCGCGTCCTCAGCCAGGGGCACTCCGCCTTCGCCACCCCGGACGACCCGGACACCGCAGCCGCGCTGGCGACCGTACGGCGCCGGGGCGAGGAGGCGCAGCGGGCGAACGCGGCCGGGGACCTCACCGTCCTCATCGGCTACGACCTCCGTTTCTGGCGCGAGCTGAGCGTGCTGTTCGGCAACCCCTACCTCGCCGAGTTCCTGCACCGCCTCCGCGTCCGCTCCTGGGTCTGCGCGGTCCAGCACCTCCGCCGCCTCCCCGAGGCCCGCGGCCGCCTGTGGGCCGGCCACATAGACCTGGTCGACGCCCTGTCCCGCCACGACCCCGAGGGCGCCCGCGCGATCGTCGCCGCGGCCAACGCCCACGCCCTGGAAATGGTCGAGGAACTGGCCGGAGAGTAG
- a CDS encoding TetR/AcrR family transcriptional regulator, translating to MNARERRAARHQPPPTEAGARPRRRKDPITVEQVVDTALGIIATEGYEALTMRRLSAALDTGPASLYAHVVNKADLDELLIGRLCARLALPEPDPAAWREQIRAVCEQLRDQYLKYPGISGAALAMAPTDLETVRVGEGMLAVLLAGGIAPQRAAWAIDALLLYVAAYCLELSVAHRRSEQGDAVWPADRDELVRRFTALPAETFPHTIRHAAELTAGAGHDRFDFTVGLMIDGLTQDLRT from the coding sequence GTGAACGCGAGAGAGCGCCGCGCGGCACGCCACCAGCCGCCGCCCACCGAAGCCGGGGCCAGGCCCCGGCGCCGCAAGGACCCGATCACCGTGGAGCAGGTGGTCGACACCGCGCTCGGCATCATCGCCACGGAGGGCTACGAAGCCCTGACCATGCGGCGGCTGTCCGCCGCGCTCGACACCGGCCCCGCCTCGCTCTACGCCCACGTGGTCAACAAGGCCGACCTGGACGAGCTGCTCATCGGCCGCCTGTGCGCGAGGCTCGCCCTCCCCGAGCCCGACCCGGCGGCCTGGCGGGAGCAGATCCGGGCCGTGTGCGAGCAGTTGCGCGACCAGTACCTGAAGTACCCCGGCATCTCCGGCGCCGCGCTCGCCATGGCGCCGACCGACCTGGAGACCGTGCGGGTCGGCGAGGGCATGCTCGCGGTCCTCCTGGCGGGCGGCATCGCCCCGCAGCGGGCCGCCTGGGCCATCGACGCGCTGCTGCTCTACGTGGCCGCCTACTGTCTCGAACTCTCCGTCGCGCACCGCAGGTCCGAGCAGGGCGACGCGGTCTGGCCGGCCGACCGGGACGAACTGGTACGCCGCTTCACCGCGCTGCCCGCCGAGACCTTCCCGCACACCATCCGGCACGCGGCCGAGCTGACCGCGGGCGCGGGCCACGACCGCTTCGACTTCACCGTGGGCCTGATGATCGACGGCCTCACACAGGACCTCCGCACATAA